From the genome of Gemmatimonas phototrophica, one region includes:
- a CDS encoding serine/threonine-protein kinase, translating to MSDPIDDVNLSGLAGYGIPRDIGRYRIVSVLGEGGMGTVFEAEQDQPQRMVALKVIRPDYVLPKLILRFTREAEVLGRLQHPGIAQIYEAGTFANRDGQRPFFAMELVKGVSLTEYARANELDAQGRLSLFAKVCDAVHYAHQQGVIHRDLKPANILVDSSGQPKILDFGVALLSEGGLQKNRQTSLGEVVGTLQYMSPEQVNADQMPLDYRSDVYSLGVILYELLSGRLPYDLSSKLIFEAARVILVDEPAPLSSVNRQLRGDVEVIVSKALEKERQRRYSSANELASDVRRYLSDEPITARKASAMYQLRKFARRNRSLVTGLSIAAGVLVAGTVVSVWQAVRATAAERLADARREEALASRELAEQRRLQAEKALLAADSARAQADVARADAEQQQEIASASAVRATNEAARANAVNEFLQNMLNSSDPALAKGQELTVRSVLDRAAVRMDSGQFAGQPETRAGLESTIGRTYYALGLYDKAQPHLDSAYAIRLRVLGATNTQVATSAGDLGELARANGDFPTAERLLKQSLATARAKLPANDDQVTGTLSLLATVTYSLGRNADAERLHREALALSKSKYPRGGPIVAARLLSLGTFLLFAQQPEKALPYLEESLTLGRAANGELSPATVSTLIMLGDTRRQLRQFDIAERTYRTALQSARPLFGAQHPTVADVVSRLGGVLSDQSKFAEVDPLLKEAIAIRIAVLGEQHPDVQLGRVERGRFLQQLSRFAEAETLFTQAYEGRLARLGPTSPAVASSLQDLGYLAKLTENWPVVEKRYRESLPIWRAANIEVEVLRSEGEVGFALVKLNRNDEAYTLLTNVVARRKAMFGDNHWFTGDALEKLAGVELNRGRLVEAESLGTIGLRIRRTVYGDRSVPVAGHLQNMAVYREMQNDTLGSIAPLRESFRTFSALRAPNDRNVLLAQRWLAHNLCATGAIAEGDSLLRAGVALSPLDSTQPVPYRLRASLGDCLARQRKFAEAEPLLLEAQRVLNGFPTTSTILRTALVDMLVALYQGWGRAADAAAWSARRPPK from the coding sequence ATGTCCGATCCGATCGACGACGTCAACCTCTCTGGGCTGGCCGGCTACGGTATCCCCCGGGACATCGGGCGATACCGCATTGTCAGTGTGCTCGGCGAAGGCGGCATGGGCACGGTGTTCGAGGCGGAGCAGGATCAGCCGCAGCGCATGGTGGCGTTGAAAGTCATTCGTCCGGATTACGTCCTTCCCAAACTGATCCTGCGCTTCACGCGCGAGGCTGAAGTCCTGGGGCGGCTGCAGCATCCGGGAATCGCGCAGATCTACGAAGCCGGCACCTTTGCCAATCGCGATGGGCAGCGCCCCTTCTTCGCCATGGAGCTGGTGAAGGGCGTATCGCTCACCGAATATGCCCGCGCCAATGAGCTGGATGCGCAAGGTCGCCTGTCGCTCTTTGCCAAGGTGTGCGACGCCGTGCACTACGCGCACCAGCAGGGGGTCATTCATCGCGATCTCAAGCCGGCCAACATCCTGGTGGACAGTAGCGGTCAACCCAAGATCCTCGATTTTGGCGTGGCGCTGCTCAGCGAGGGCGGACTGCAGAAGAACCGGCAGACCTCACTGGGTGAAGTGGTGGGCACGTTGCAGTACATGAGCCCCGAACAGGTCAATGCCGACCAGATGCCGCTCGATTATCGCAGCGATGTCTACTCGCTCGGCGTCATTTTGTACGAACTGCTCTCGGGTCGGCTGCCCTATGACCTGAGCAGCAAGCTGATTTTCGAAGCGGCACGCGTCATTCTGGTGGACGAGCCGGCGCCCTTGAGCTCCGTCAATCGGCAGCTCCGCGGTGACGTGGAAGTCATCGTCAGCAAGGCACTCGAGAAGGAACGGCAGCGCCGCTACAGCTCGGCCAATGAACTCGCTAGCGATGTACGTCGGTATCTGAGCGACGAGCCCATTACGGCGCGCAAAGCCAGTGCCATGTACCAGCTGCGCAAGTTTGCGCGCCGCAACCGTTCGCTCGTGACCGGTCTGTCCATCGCGGCGGGCGTGCTGGTGGCGGGTACGGTGGTGAGTGTGTGGCAGGCGGTGCGCGCGACCGCGGCCGAGCGGTTGGCCGATGCACGCCGCGAAGAAGCGCTCGCGTCGCGCGAGTTGGCGGAACAACGGCGCCTGCAGGCCGAGAAGGCACTCTTGGCCGCGGATTCGGCGCGCGCGCAAGCAGACGTGGCGCGCGCCGATGCCGAGCAGCAACAGGAAATCGCCTCGGCCAGCGCCGTTCGTGCCACCAACGAAGCCGCTCGCGCCAACGCGGTGAATGAGTTCCTGCAGAACATGCTCAACTCGTCCGACCCGGCACTCGCCAAGGGGCAGGAGTTGACAGTGCGTTCCGTACTCGATCGGGCCGCCGTTCGCATGGACTCGGGGCAGTTTGCCGGTCAGCCGGAAACGCGCGCCGGCCTGGAGTCCACGATTGGGCGCACCTACTACGCGCTGGGGCTTTACGACAAAGCGCAGCCGCATCTTGACTCGGCCTACGCCATTCGCCTGCGGGTGCTGGGGGCGACCAATACGCAGGTTGCTACCAGTGCCGGCGATCTGGGCGAACTGGCCCGGGCCAACGGTGACTTTCCCACCGCCGAACGCCTGCTCAAGCAATCGCTCGCCACCGCGCGCGCCAAGCTGCCGGCCAATGACGATCAGGTCACCGGGACACTGTCGCTGTTGGCCACGGTTACCTACTCACTGGGGCGTAATGCTGACGCCGAACGGCTGCACCGCGAGGCACTGGCGCTCAGCAAATCGAAGTATCCTCGCGGCGGGCCCATTGTCGCCGCACGATTGTTGTCGCTCGGCACGTTCCTGCTGTTTGCGCAGCAGCCGGAGAAGGCGTTGCCGTACCTCGAGGAGTCACTGACCCTCGGTCGCGCCGCCAACGGCGAACTAAGCCCAGCCACGGTGAGTACGCTGATCATGCTGGGCGATACGCGCCGCCAACTGCGACAGTTCGACATCGCCGAACGCACGTATCGCACGGCACTGCAAAGCGCACGCCCCCTGTTTGGTGCGCAACACCCCACGGTAGCCGACGTCGTCTCGCGCCTGGGCGGTGTGCTGAGCGACCAATCCAAGTTTGCCGAAGTGGACCCGCTGCTGAAGGAAGCGATTGCCATTCGCATCGCGGTGCTGGGCGAGCAACATCCCGACGTGCAGCTGGGTCGCGTGGAGCGCGGGCGATTCCTGCAGCAGCTCTCACGGTTCGCGGAAGCGGAAACACTTTTCACTCAGGCCTACGAAGGGCGGCTGGCACGACTGGGGCCCACCAGTCCGGCCGTGGCGTCCTCTCTGCAGGACCTCGGGTACCTGGCCAAACTCACCGAGAACTGGCCGGTGGTGGAAAAGCGGTACCGCGAGTCGTTGCCCATCTGGCGTGCCGCGAACATTGAAGTGGAAGTCCTGCGCTCCGAAGGCGAAGTGGGCTTTGCCCTCGTCAAGCTGAACCGGAATGACGAGGCGTACACTTTGCTGACCAATGTGGTGGCGCGTCGGAAAGCGATGTTCGGTGACAATCATTGGTTCACCGGAGACGCCCTCGAGAAACTGGCCGGTGTGGAGCTCAACCGCGGTCGGCTGGTCGAGGCGGAATCGCTGGGCACCATTGGTCTTCGCATTCGCCGCACGGTGTACGGTGACCGCTCCGTTCCTGTGGCGGGACACCTGCAGAACATGGCGGTGTACCGAGAAATGCAGAACGACACGCTGGGATCCATTGCCCCGTTGCGGGAGTCGTTCCGCACCTTCAGTGCGTTGCGCGCGCCCAATGACCGGAACGTGTTGCTGGCACAGCGGTGGTTGGCACATAACCTGTGCGCCACCGGCGCCATCGCCGAGGGCGACTCGCTGCTGCGGGCTGGGGTGGCGTTGAGTCCTCTCGACAGCACTCAGCCGGTGCCCTACCGCCTGCGGGCCAGCCTGGGGGATTGCCTCGCCCGGCAGCGGAAGTTCGCCGAGGCAGAACCACTGTTGCTGGAAGCGCAGCGGGTGCTGAACGGCTTCCCCACGACCTCCACGATCCTCCGTACTGCGCTGGTCGACATGCTGGTGGCGCTCTACCAGGGGTGGGGACGCGCCGCCGACGCGGCCGCGTGGAGCGCGAGGCGCCCCCCCAAGTAG
- a CDS encoding RNA polymerase sigma factor, with protein MPPLPPPLSVSSLPDPPLFDLAAVQAGDEGTFQALFDALYGPLLRYAQSYLDEPAAAEDLVQEAFVRLWDRRASLPADVTLSAYLYKTVRNLALNVRRDRATRERLLEDPAAQEGAATPAAVPQPDAEVEGEDLGGRLTGYLADLPPRQREAIQLSRFEGLTHHEVAVAMGCSPRTVNNHLVAALSTLRRRLSEAGSLVAAVAWWLT; from the coding sequence ATGCCTCCTCTTCCGCCACCGCTCTCCGTGAGCTCTCTCCCCGATCCCCCGTTGTTCGATCTGGCTGCTGTGCAGGCAGGTGACGAGGGGACCTTTCAGGCGCTGTTCGACGCGCTTTATGGGCCACTGCTGCGCTACGCGCAGTCGTATCTGGACGAGCCGGCAGCGGCCGAGGATCTGGTGCAGGAGGCCTTTGTGCGGCTGTGGGACCGCCGGGCAAGCCTTCCGGCCGACGTCACCCTGAGCGCGTACCTGTACAAAACGGTGCGCAATCTGGCGCTGAACGTGCGACGGGATCGGGCCACCCGGGAGCGGCTGCTGGAAGATCCCGCCGCGCAGGAGGGAGCGGCCACGCCGGCCGCCGTGCCGCAGCCGGACGCCGAGGTGGAAGGGGAGGATCTGGGCGGGCGATTGACCGGCTATCTCGCCGATCTTCCACCGCGCCAGCGGGAAGCCATTCAGCTGTCCCGATTTGAAGGGCTGACGCACCACGAGGTCGCCGTCGCGATGGGTTGCTCACCGCGGACGGTCAACAATCACCTGGTCGCCGCACTGTCTACGTTGCGGCGCCGACTTTCCGAGGCCGGCAGTCTGGTGGCGGCCGTAGCCTGGTGGCTCACATGA
- a CDS encoding FecR family protein: MTHDPTPTRSRDLEAMLAGRADRDALREVWETLPRVAPSSLDPSPEARRVAWNRLRATLADPSRTPFTADAAAPLTLVDDDQPTVVPAPAATIGRARRWLVAASAAGVLITGGAALRAVPTTYAAPATAGAAPVVVVRLADGSDVWLAAGSTLSVPRALGWPGVLRASSRDVVLSGRGFFAVQKDGRPFVVRTTDAAVRVLGTRFEVLSAAVAGSPAVGTQVTVQEGRVAVSATSQDGALGAAVELGAGQRAATMAGRAQLLPVRSVSAEQVGAWRTGGFSALDESLDAVLSELARRSALEITHAREVDGAVTVSLFYPDMPSVDTVLNDLCTAQGLTLTRTSRGFHITRSGTRP, from the coding sequence ATGACGCACGACCCAACCCCGACCCGCTCGCGTGATCTGGAGGCGATGCTGGCCGGTCGCGCTGATCGCGACGCGCTGCGGGAGGTGTGGGAGACACTCCCCCGCGTAGCGCCTTCGTCACTCGACCCCTCACCGGAGGCACGCCGGGTGGCGTGGAACCGGCTCCGGGCCACTCTTGCCGACCCCTCGCGCACACCGTTCACTGCGGATGCCGCGGCGCCGCTTACGCTGGTGGACGATGACCAGCCGACCGTGGTCCCGGCGCCTGCCGCGACCATCGGTCGCGCGCGGCGCTGGCTCGTGGCGGCCAGCGCGGCCGGTGTGTTGATCACCGGTGGTGCCGCGCTGCGAGCCGTGCCCACCACGTATGCCGCGCCTGCTACGGCCGGCGCGGCGCCGGTCGTGGTCGTGCGCCTGGCCGACGGCTCCGACGTGTGGTTGGCGGCAGGGAGCACGCTGTCGGTGCCGCGTGCATTGGGGTGGCCTGGTGTGCTGCGGGCGTCGTCGCGCGACGTGGTGCTGTCCGGTCGCGGCTTCTTTGCGGTACAGAAGGACGGGCGGCCGTTCGTGGTGCGCACCACCGATGCCGCCGTGCGGGTGCTGGGCACGCGCTTCGAGGTGCTCAGCGCCGCCGTGGCAGGGAGCCCCGCTGTTGGGACACAAGTGACGGTGCAGGAAGGGCGGGTAGCCGTGTCGGCCACGTCGCAGGATGGGGCGCTTGGGGCCGCCGTCGAGCTGGGGGCAGGACAGCGCGCCGCCACCATGGCCGGTCGCGCGCAGCTCCTCCCTGTGCGGTCGGTGTCGGCCGAACAGGTGGGTGCGTGGCGCACGGGCGGGTTTTCCGCCCTCGATGAATCGCTCGACGCGGTGCTGAGTGAACTGGCGCGACGGTCGGCGCTGGAGATCACGCACGCACGTGAGGTGGACGGCGCGGTCACCGTCTCCCTGTTCTATCCGGATATGCCGTCGGTGGACACCGTGCTCAACGACCTGTGCACGGCGCAGGGGCTGACGCTCACCCGGACCAGCCGCGGCTTTCACATTACGCGGAGTGGCACGCGCCCGTGA
- a CDS encoding TonB-dependent receptor, producing MARPVGHVPTHARAWPLAIGLCAAVAWAAPRPVAAQQQTPPPASTVGRQADSTRALTMALLDVTVVEALERLSGAARMSIVWQPASLGARASTRISCRIDREMPEVLLRCITRAADLDYYRLSSGTYVVIAAAEAPPGWAALGGFVVDAATGAGLPSARVQLAELPNAVFAGDDGAFTMARLRPGTYAVTVRALGYQPLATTLEVTPNATRRVRLLLTRQELAARPIIVNGIRPGDASARLGAATIADSATRMLVGPSLFLPGAVAPLGVSRRDGTGDLHVQGGDIGEHPWRLDGIPLYDVTTLTGLLGIVSPLAVERVTVHRAGYGASVGSFTSGAIDLTHSLGEPLSPSAQTASRGVATDIAIDPLTATARLSTPVAVGNATGRAMLAARTGLWQFTAPPAMVRAVRHWSAPDPVLLARVSGFGAVPGMEQLDRTPYTGSAGDQAVSLNDVHLAVALDWGTAHQLSASAFTTAQGIAHDGTASDSGRATVHSVDEYGWRTAGAQLTHRWLLGTRVRQRVQLRASRHALDHDVSMAMASTPLAIAGGEHNAISEMSLVADWRVQLLPQTTATFGAEVSRAQAELDIANRVLRPLSFANTVWRGTLMADVTTRVAATTFLDAGVRVSQLQSGRSYAEPRLALRRESAAAGVPWSWRLSAGGYHQFVTQFDVASTMPVAFVPSVRFWLPTDGTTPVAQAWHVAQEAVWRPAPGWEVRGEGYAKWMPSIPTFDYGVLYAAEGVPASPSLVRAAQFVQRANGRAVGGGVRVIRDARLSRGHWRHELAYDYGWAERAFPSRFGGQQQPPSWLEPHRVLAVSEVTPWAPLTAAIRARGVMGRPWALRQVYYDLFGAAPDRSGLPIDLPGRMTRPAIVDLDMGATWRQRVGTATVEVGVSVTNVLNRANVLDYGLRRRADGSGYDMIARLLPGRIPVVTMQLRR from the coding sequence ATGGCGCGGCCCGTTGGCCACGTACCGACTCACGCGCGGGCGTGGCCGCTGGCCATAGGCCTGTGTGCGGCGGTGGCGTGGGCGGCGCCCCGCCCCGTGGCAGCGCAACAGCAAACGCCGCCGCCTGCGTCGACGGTGGGTCGGCAGGCCGATAGCACACGCGCTCTGACCATGGCGCTCCTCGACGTCACCGTGGTGGAGGCGCTGGAGCGTCTCTCCGGTGCGGCGCGTATGAGCATTGTGTGGCAGCCGGCGAGTCTTGGGGCACGTGCCTCCACGCGCATCAGCTGCCGGATTGATCGCGAGATGCCCGAAGTCCTGTTGCGCTGCATCACGCGCGCGGCCGACCTCGACTACTACCGGCTGTCGTCCGGCACCTACGTGGTGATTGCGGCGGCGGAAGCGCCGCCGGGGTGGGCCGCACTGGGTGGTTTTGTGGTCGATGCCGCCACCGGCGCCGGGTTACCCTCGGCGCGCGTGCAGTTGGCCGAATTGCCCAACGCGGTGTTTGCTGGCGATGACGGCGCCTTTACCATGGCGCGTCTGCGGCCGGGCACGTATGCCGTGACCGTGCGCGCACTGGGGTACCAACCATTGGCCACCACCCTGGAGGTCACCCCCAACGCGACACGTCGGGTACGACTGCTGTTGACGCGCCAGGAATTGGCGGCGCGCCCCATCATTGTGAACGGCATTCGTCCGGGCGACGCCAGCGCCCGACTTGGTGCCGCGACGATAGCCGACAGTGCCACGCGCATGCTGGTGGGGCCGTCGCTCTTTCTGCCGGGCGCCGTGGCCCCCTTGGGGGTGTCGCGCCGCGACGGTACCGGCGATCTGCATGTGCAGGGTGGGGACATCGGTGAGCATCCGTGGCGACTCGATGGCATCCCGTTGTACGACGTCACCACGTTGACGGGGCTGCTTGGCATTGTCTCGCCGCTGGCGGTGGAGCGCGTCACGGTGCATCGCGCCGGCTACGGAGCGTCGGTAGGCAGCTTTACGTCGGGGGCGATTGATCTCACGCATAGTCTTGGTGAGCCGCTGTCGCCGTCGGCGCAAACGGCGTCGCGTGGCGTGGCGACGGACATCGCCATTGATCCGTTGACCGCCACCGCCCGACTCTCAACGCCCGTTGCGGTGGGTAACGCAACCGGACGGGCCATGCTCGCGGCGCGCACCGGGCTGTGGCAGTTCACCGCTCCGCCGGCCATGGTGCGTGCGGTGCGCCATTGGAGTGCCCCCGACCCGGTGCTGCTGGCCCGCGTGAGTGGATTTGGCGCCGTGCCGGGGATGGAGCAGCTGGATCGCACCCCATATACAGGGAGCGCGGGCGATCAGGCCGTGTCACTCAACGATGTGCATCTGGCGGTGGCGCTCGATTGGGGGACGGCGCACCAGCTGTCCGCGTCGGCGTTCACCACCGCGCAGGGCATTGCCCACGACGGTACCGCCAGCGACAGCGGTCGGGCCACCGTGCACAGCGTGGATGAGTACGGATGGCGCACAGCCGGGGCGCAGCTCACGCATCGGTGGCTGCTGGGCACGCGGGTGCGGCAACGCGTGCAGCTGCGGGCCTCGCGCCACGCACTCGATCACGACGTGTCCATGGCCATGGCATCGACCCCGCTCGCCATTGCTGGCGGTGAACACAACGCGATCAGCGAAATGTCGTTGGTGGCCGATTGGCGGGTGCAGCTATTGCCACAGACGACGGCCACGTTTGGCGCCGAGGTGAGTCGGGCGCAGGCGGAGCTGGACATTGCCAATCGCGTGTTGCGTCCGCTGTCGTTCGCCAACACGGTGTGGCGTGGCACACTCATGGCGGATGTCACCACGCGTGTGGCGGCCACCACGTTTCTCGATGCCGGCGTGCGCGTGTCGCAACTGCAGAGTGGTCGCAGTTACGCCGAACCTCGACTGGCACTTCGCCGCGAAAGTGCCGCGGCGGGGGTCCCGTGGAGCTGGCGCCTGTCGGCTGGAGGCTACCACCAGTTTGTCACGCAGTTCGATGTGGCGAGCACCATGCCGGTGGCGTTTGTGCCCAGCGTGCGCTTCTGGTTGCCAACCGATGGCACCACGCCGGTGGCGCAGGCGTGGCATGTGGCCCAGGAAGCGGTCTGGCGGCCGGCGCCCGGGTGGGAAGTGCGCGGGGAAGGGTATGCCAAGTGGATGCCCAGTATCCCGACGTTCGACTATGGCGTGCTGTACGCCGCCGAAGGCGTTCCCGCATCTCCGTCGCTGGTGCGCGCCGCGCAGTTTGTTCAGCGTGCCAACGGGCGTGCGGTGGGTGGCGGTGTGCGGGTCATTCGCGACGCGCGGTTGTCGCGTGGACATTGGCGCCATGAACTCGCCTACGACTATGGGTGGGCGGAGCGGGCGTTTCCGTCGCGCTTTGGTGGCCAGCAACAGCCCCCCTCGTGGCTGGAGCCGCATCGCGTGCTGGCCGTGTCCGAAGTGACGCCGTGGGCGCCGCTCACTGCGGCCATTCGAGCGCGCGGTGTCATGGGACGGCCGTGGGCGTTGCGTCAGGTGTACTACGATTTGTTTGGCGCCGCGCCTGATCGCTCGGGGTTGCCCATCGATCTCCCCGGACGCATGACGCGTCCCGCCATTGTGGACCTCGATATGGGCGCGACCTGGCGGCAACGCGTAGGGACCGCCACGGTGGAGGTGGGCGTGAGCGTGACCAATGTGCTCAATCGTGCCAACGTGCTCGACTATGGCTTGCGGCGCCGCGCGGATGGCTCCGGCTACGACATGATTGCCCGCCTGCTGCCCGGGCGTATTCCCGTGGTCACGATGCAGCTGCGGCGCTGA
- a CDS encoding fasciclin domain-containing protein, translating into MRSTLFSRRAALVLSFSVLATGLTACGDDDPVAPPALTITETAAGSAQLSTLVSALTAAGLTQTLNGTGPFTVFAPVNSAFSALPADVVQRLLETGNRSILTKVLTFHVVPGRITASQLQNGQTLTTVEGTTLPVTVANGVVTVGGARVTTPDISASNGVVHLIDGVLLGSMDIVDNAIVRGFSSLVSAVTTAGLGTALRGGNLTVFAPTNAAFAAIPGGAPTTAAALTPVLQLHVVGTRALSSQLTNGQILNTLLTGSNLTVGLTSGVRVTGPKNFATVTAANIVAKNGVIHVIDTVLLP; encoded by the coding sequence ATGCGTTCCACGCTGTTCTCGCGCCGCGCGGCGCTCGTGCTTTCCTTCTCGGTTCTGGCCACTGGACTGACGGCCTGCGGTGACGATGATCCGGTCGCGCCGCCTGCTCTGACCATCACGGAAACGGCGGCCGGTTCGGCGCAGCTCTCCACGCTGGTATCGGCGCTGACCGCCGCCGGGCTCACGCAGACGCTCAATGGCACCGGCCCGTTCACGGTGTTCGCTCCGGTGAACAGCGCGTTCTCGGCGCTTCCGGCTGACGTCGTGCAGCGTCTGCTCGAGACGGGCAACCGTTCCATTCTCACCAAGGTGCTGACGTTCCATGTGGTGCCGGGGCGCATCACGGCCAGCCAGCTGCAGAACGGACAGACGCTCACGACGGTGGAAGGGACGACGTTGCCGGTGACCGTCGCGAACGGCGTGGTGACGGTGGGTGGCGCGCGCGTCACGACCCCCGACATCTCGGCGTCGAACGGTGTGGTGCACCTGATTGATGGCGTGTTGCTGGGCAGCATGGACATCGTGGACAACGCCATCGTGCGCGGCTTCAGCTCGCTCGTGAGCGCGGTGACCACGGCCGGACTCGGCACGGCGCTGCGCGGTGGCAACCTCACGGTATTCGCGCCCACCAATGCCGCCTTTGCCGCCATTCCCGGTGGTGCACCCACGACGGCCGCGGCGCTGACGCCGGTGCTGCAGCTGCACGTGGTTGGCACGCGTGCCCTGTCGTCGCAGCTCACCAACGGGCAGATCCTGAATACGCTGCTCACGGGCTCCAACCTTACGGTGGGACTCACTAGCGGCGTGCGCGTGACTGGCCCCAAGAATTTCGCCACCGTCACGGCGGCCAACATCGTGGCCAAGAACGGTGTCATTCACGTGATTGACACGGTGCTGCTGCCGTAA
- a CDS encoding ABA4-like family protein yields MTEAQLFQYANTTALLSWVVLILVPKRAAPVLRIVVPVGMALLYIWALTTAPANPDGGFGSLAQVKALFTQDRAVLAGWVHYLAFDLFVGCWIVLDAPEHRLHHLLVVPCLLLTFMFGPAGLLLYYVLRTSIRLRRAEPAATG; encoded by the coding sequence GTGACCGAAGCGCAGCTGTTCCAATATGCCAACACGACCGCGCTGCTCAGTTGGGTGGTTCTCATTCTGGTGCCGAAGCGCGCCGCCCCCGTGTTGCGCATCGTGGTGCCCGTGGGCATGGCACTTCTCTATATCTGGGCACTTACAACGGCTCCGGCCAACCCGGATGGCGGGTTCGGATCGCTGGCGCAGGTGAAGGCCCTGTTCACCCAGGATCGCGCCGTGTTGGCCGGTTGGGTGCACTATCTGGCCTTCGATCTTTTTGTCGGGTGCTGGATCGTGCTTGATGCCCCCGAGCATCGACTGCACCACCTGCTGGTGGTGCCCTGCCTCCTGCTGACCTTCATGTTCGGACCAGCGGGACTGCTGCTGTACTATGTGCTGCGCACCTCCATTCGCCTCCGTCGGGCCGAGCCCGCGGCCACGGGCTGA
- a CDS encoding GMC family oxidoreductase yields the protein MAAYQLAIAGLKVLVLEAGRSYDPVRETPMFKLPREAPLRGAGGREKPFGFYDATVDGGWEVPGEPYTNAPGTDFRWWRARMMGGRTNHWGRISLRMGEYDFKPKTRDGLGADWPLSYKDLAPYYDKTELLIGVYGGDDDLENTPRSSPGVLQPPPAPRAVEMLVKKHATPLGIPVIPAHLAIMTQRQNADRLPKLLHPGNALAQRVLRQSMQSRAACFYATPCGWGCSIKANFQSTTVLLPPALATGNVDIVPDAMVREVTVGKDGLATGVSYIDKRTRQDRRVKARVVVLAASAAETARILLNSKSSQNPNGVSNSSGLVGKYLMDTVGAGLGGQIPMLENLPPHNNDGASAMHVYMPWWQYKEQLGGKLDFARGYHVEFGGGRGMPGNGSFNFLENLTQGAYGKSYKEAARRYYGSFVWFDGRGEMIPNEDSFCEIDPEVVDQWGIPVLRFHWKWSDHELKQAVHMQKTFAEVITAMGGKPGSEPQTDGNKAIAKGGQIIHEVGTCRMGDDARTSVLNQYCQSWDVKNLFVTDGAPFVSNADKNPTLSILALAWRTTDYLLEQMRKKEIG from the coding sequence ATGGCCGCCTATCAACTCGCCATTGCCGGCCTCAAGGTGCTCGTGCTCGAAGCGGGCCGGTCGTACGACCCGGTGCGCGAAACGCCCATGTTCAAGCTGCCGCGTGAAGCGCCATTGCGCGGCGCCGGGGGGCGCGAGAAGCCGTTCGGCTTTTACGACGCCACGGTAGACGGCGGCTGGGAAGTGCCGGGTGAACCCTATACCAATGCGCCGGGCACCGACTTCCGGTGGTGGCGGGCGCGCATGATGGGCGGGCGCACCAATCACTGGGGCCGTATCTCCCTTCGCATGGGCGAGTACGACTTCAAGCCGAAAACGCGCGACGGTCTGGGCGCCGACTGGCCGCTGTCGTACAAGGATCTCGCGCCGTACTACGACAAGACCGAGTTGCTCATCGGCGTGTACGGTGGCGATGACGATCTCGAAAACACACCACGCTCGTCACCTGGTGTGCTCCAGCCGCCACCAGCGCCACGCGCCGTGGAAATGCTGGTGAAAAAGCACGCCACGCCGTTGGGCATTCCCGTCATTCCGGCCCACCTGGCCATCATGACGCAGCGGCAGAACGCCGATCGACTGCCCAAACTGCTGCACCCGGGCAATGCGCTCGCCCAGCGTGTGTTGCGCCAGTCCATGCAGTCGCGCGCGGCCTGCTTCTATGCAACGCCCTGCGGCTGGGGCTGCTCCATCAAGGCCAACTTCCAGAGTACCACGGTGCTGCTGCCGCCGGCGCTCGCCACGGGCAACGTGGACATTGTGCCCGACGCCATGGTGCGTGAAGTCACGGTCGGGAAGGACGGGCTCGCGACCGGGGTGAGCTACATCGACAAGCGCACGCGGCAGGACCGGCGTGTGAAAGCGCGCGTGGTGGTGCTCGCCGCCAGCGCGGCCGAAACGGCGCGCATTCTGCTCAACTCCAAGAGCAGCCAGAACCCCAACGGGGTCTCCAACTCCAGCGGTCTCGTTGGCAAGTACCTCATGGACACGGTGGGTGCCGGCCTCGGGGGACAGATCCCGATGCTCGAGAACCTGCCGCCGCACAACAACGACGGCGCCTCCGCCATGCACGTGTACATGCCCTGGTGGCAGTACAAGGAGCAGTTGGGCGGCAAGCTCGATTTTGCGCGCGGCTACCACGTGGAATTTGGCGGCGGCCGCGGCATGCCCGGCAACGGCTCCTTCAATTTCCTCGAGAATCTCACCCAAGGCGCGTACGGCAAGTCGTACAAGGAAGCGGCTCGTCGCTACTACGGCTCGTTCGTCTGGTTCGACGGCCGCGGCGAAATGATTCCCAACGAAGACAGCTTCTGCGAGATCGATCCCGAGGTGGTGGATCAGTGGGGCATTCCGGTGCTTCGCTTCCACTGGAAGTGGTCGGATCATGAGCTCAAGCAAGCCGTGCACATGCAGAAGACGTTTGCTGAAGTCATCACGGCCATGGGCGGAAAGCCGGGCAGTGAGCCGCAAACCGATGGCAACAAGGCTATCGCCAAAGGCGGGCAGATCATCCACGAAGTGGGCACCTGCCGCATGGGTGACGACGCACGCACCAGTGTGCTCAACCAATACTGCCAGTCGTGGGACGTAAAGAATCTGTTCGTCACCGACGGCGCGCCGTTTGTCTCCAACGCCGACAAGAATCCCACGCTGTCCATTCTCGCGCTGGCGTGGCGCACGACCGACTATCTGCTTGAGCAGATGCGCAAGAAGGAGATTGGCTGA